The Lysobacter gummosus sequence CAGCCGCCCAGGCCGACGCCGCGCAGGATCACCGGCCGGCCTTGTTCGTCGACGATCTGCTGGCCCTGCGCGCGCAGGAACTGCGCGGCGCGCGCCGGCGCCAGGCTCATCGCCAGACACAGAGCCGTCGCGGCCAACGCGGCGCCCACGCCGCGCGCGCGGCTGCGGTCAGGCGACACTGGTGGACACCGCGGCGCGCGGACCGCTGGGACAATACTGATCGAGGTAAGCCTGATGCGACGGCAGCATGCGCACGGTGGTTTCCACATGCGTGCGGATATCGTCGAGGAACCGCCGCAGATCGGTCTCGCTCATGGTGTCGGCGGTGGGATGATGGGCTTTCGGTGTGATGCCCTGCCCCATCATCACCTGGATCCACGAGTTCTCCGCGAACAGCTCGCCGGGAACATGGAACACCGTGCCGGTCTCGCGGAACAACTCGATGCGGCGGCGCAGCGTCTGCGGCAACTCCATGTTCGCCAGATATTCCCAATACGGCGTATCGCGACGTTCGGTGGCGTAGTAATGCAGCACGACGAAGTCGCGCACGTGCTGCAGCTCGTCGGCCATCTGCGTGTTGTATTCGTCGATGCCGGCCTGGCCGATGACCTGCGGGAACGACCGCATCAGATGAGTGATTCCGCGTTGGATCAGATGGATGGTGGTCGATTCCAGCGGCTCGATGAAACTTCCGGCCAGGCCGAGCGCGACGCAATTGCGGTTCCAGCATTGCAGGCGCCGTCCCGGACGGAAGCGCACCGGCCAGGGATTCTTCAGCACCTCGCCGTCCACCGTCTCCATCAGCCGCTGCCTGGCCTCCTCGTCGCCGACATGGCGGCTGGAATAGACGATGCCGTTGCCGACGCGGTGCTGCAAAGCGATGCGCCACTGCCAGCCCCAGGGCTCGGCGATCGCGCGGGTGTACGGCACCGGATCGCATACCGAGGTGGTCTGCACGGCGATGGCGCTGTCGTTGAGCAGCCAGTGCGACCAGTCCTCGAACCCCACGCCCATCGTCTTGTCGATCAACAGCGCGCGAAATCCGGTGCAGTCGATGAACAAGTCGCCTTCGATCACCTCGCCCCGTTCCAGCCGCAGCGCGGTGATGTAACCCGAATCCGCATCGGTCAGCACTTCGACGATCTTGCCCTCGATGCGCCGGCAGCCGTTGCGCTCGCTCATCGCGCGCAGGTACTTCGCATACAGGCTGGCGTCGAGGTGATAGGCGTAGTTCATCCGATAGTTCTTCAGGTGGGCGAACTTGCCCTGCAACGCGGCCTGCAGTTCGACGCAGTAGTCGTCGTAACCGCCGGCCAGCCCGAGCTCGCGCCCCCTGCGCCAGAAATGCTGGAAGCCGGCGCTCCAGTGATCGCGGCCGGTGGTGCCGAAAGAGTGGATGTAGCGATGCTGCTGGGTGCGCCAGTTCTCGAACGAGATGCCGAGCTTGATCGTGCCGCGCGTGGCGGCCATGAATTCGCGCTCGTCGATGTCGAGCAAGCGGTGGAAGGTGCTCAAGGTCGGGATGGTGGCTTCGCCGACCCCGACCGTGCCGATTTCCTCCGACTCGATCAGGCTGATCTCCAGCGTGCCGCCAAGGATCTTCGAGACCGCGGCCGCCGCCATCCAGCCGGCCGTGCCGCCGCCGGCGATCACCACGCGCTTGACCGGCCTGACTGCGGCCGCATGGGTGTCGGCATCGTTATGCATGGCGTCTCTCAACGGTTCAGGGCCTGTAGCAGGCGCGCGCGCAGTTCGCGGGCGCGCAGTTCGTCGATCGGCGCGAGCATGCCGCGCGCGGCTTCCGGTATATGCGCCGCGGTCTGCGCGTCGGCATCGAATACGTAATGACGGAACACTTCGCGCCAGACCTCGCGCTGCTCCGGCGGCAGATCGCGCACGCTCATGATCGCGAGCATCAGCGCGTTCATCGGCGTGTCCATCCACTTCGGCGACTGTCGCCACCAGTAGTTGACCAGCACGTTGAACGCGTCCAGGGCTTCGATGTGATGCCACCACATGCTCGGGATCAGCACCGCGTCGCCGGGCGCGAGTTCGGCGCTCTGCGCATGGCGCAGGGCTTCGGCGAACTTCGGGAAACGCTGCTCATCGTGCCGGTAATCGGGCGCGGCGAAATCGACCAGACTCACCGCCTGCCCGGCCGGCGTGCGGTCGAGCGGCCCGATATACAGGTTCTGCAACTGATCCGGCGGAAACAGCGTCACGCGGCGCCGGCCGGCGACCACGCAGGCGATGTTGTCCGGCACGTCCTGATGCGCGGGAATGCGGGTGCGGTTGCCGATCCAGATGCTCGCCAAGGGTTGCAGCGCGCCGAATCCGAAATCGTTGTGGTCGCGCAAGCCCGGCAGCCAGGTGTCGATGGTGGTCGAGCCGACATAAAGCGTCGGCGCCGCCGGATCGTCGAGCTGCCGCAGCAAGGTATCGAGCACGACCGGCAGCGGCGCCCGTTCCTGCGTGAAGCTGAAGCCTTGCAGGTCTTCGCGATAGGAAATCCGTCCGCCGGCCTGCGCCGGCGCCACGCTGACCGTCACCGGCGTGTCGCGCGCGAAATCCTTGAGGTAGCCGATCGCCTCCGGCGCCGAAGCGGCGCCGGCGCGGGCGATCGGCCAGTTCGCGGCCACGCCGCGCAGGACGTAGGGCCGGGTCGGATGCAGCAGTGACGGCGGCAGCGCCGCCGCGTCGATGCCGTGGAGTTCTTCGATGGCCTCAACAAGCGGCGGCATGACGGCGGTTCATCCGTTCGATCAGGTCGCGCAAGTGCGACATCGACGCCAACGCCATGTACGCCGCCTCCAGATAACCGGACTGCGACAGCTCTTGCAGCACAGCGCCATCGAGTGCGCGCAGGCGTTGTTCGTCGATGGTGTGGAAGCCGGACAGGCGGTGCTGCGAGCGATCGCCCAGCTGGAAGTCGAATGCGAACGGTTCCAGCAACTCATGGCGCAGCAGCGCGGCGATGAAGCCGGCGTTGTCCTGCAGGCCGTCGTGCAGCGTGCGCAGGACCGAGGCCATGCGCTCCAGGTACGCGGTGGTGCCGCCGTGTTCGAGGAACAGCGCCTCGCCCTGCGAGCCGCCGCGGGCGACGCGCGGGTGCGCCAGATCGACGTGGATCATCGGCTCCTCGTCGGCGATGCCGATCAGGAACGGCAGGCGCTCGACCGCGATCGGCAGGCAGTGCGCGTCCCAGCGCTCACCGTCGAGAAACAGATTCTCGTTCTGCCGCAGGCCGAGCAGCGCCACCGGCAGGAAGCCGCCCTCGGCGGTCTTCTGGAACACCAGCGGGTAATAGGCCTGAAGTTCGCGGAACTCGCGGAAGAAGGTCGGCGCCAACATCGTGTCGTCGCCGTAGCGCGCGCCGCGGGCGGTGATCACGCGCAGGTCGTGGTGATCGATGTTGTTGAGCAATACGGCTTGGGACATCGCGGTTTCCAGGATCGGTGCGGACCGGACGGGACTGCGCCCAGCGGCCCGCGTTTCCGCAGCGGCGAGGTGTCCGCGGAGGATGTACCGGCAACGCGCCGAGGGGAAGGCCTCGCCCGCCGCCCGGATTGGGAACGGCGGGACGCGGCCGCGGACGATGTTCGCCGCGCCCCCGCCGCTGGCGACGCCCGGAACGGCCGCAACAACGGCGGCCCCGCGCGCGCCGACGGCAAGACGCCGCGGCCGCCGCGATCAGAACTTGTAACGCACGCCGAACATGTAACGCGGCCCGGACTGATCGTAGGAGTACAGCTGGCGCTTGTTGCGACCGCGGGTGCGCATGGTCTCGTCGGTCACGTTGATGCCTTCCAGCGACAACACCAGGTTCTCCGTGACCGCGTAGCTGACGTTCATGTCCAGCTGGCCGTAGGCTTCCACGTAGATCGGGTTGGCGCCCTTGCCGTCGCCCAGCGAGGTCAGGAATTCGTCGCGCCAGTTGTAGGCCGCGCGCGCCTGCCACGGGCCCTTCTCGTAGAAGGCCACCACGTTCGCCGAATCGCTCAGGCCGGTCATCGCGAACTGCGTGCCCAGCCGGCCGTTGTCGTAGGTCAGGCCGGAATTGACGATGGTGTAGTTCGCCGCCAGGCCGAAGCCGCTTTCGCCGAACACGTGCTGGATGTTGAATTCCCAACCGTCCAGGGTATCGGCGCGGTTGTTGACCGGCTCGGTGATGTTGAACGTCAGCACCGGATCGCCGGGCAGGCCGCTGATGGTGCCGGTGGGCGAGCCGTTGGCGCTCGTACCGGTCCGCACCACGCCGGGTTGGCCGTTGAAGGTGTTGAGGATGTAGTTGCGGATGCAGGCCCGGTCGGTGGCGGCGCAGCCGCCCGCGCCGATGGCCGCGTTCCAGTACGCACCGCTCGCCGGCGTATGCAGATCCGGATACGGTGTCTGGCGGCTGACCTGGTCGGCGATGAAGTTGTCGATGTTCTTGCGGAAGTAGCCGACCGACAGATAGCTCGATTCGCCGTAGTACCACTCGTAGGACAGATCGAAGTTGCGCGATTCCAGCGGCTTGAGGGCGGGATTGCCCGCGCCGCCGCCGCCGCCGTCGAAGCGCGCCTGGCCGCCGACGCCCAGCGCCGGGTTGAGGCTGCTCCAGTTCGGGCGGCCGATGGACTCGCCGTAGCTGGCGCGCAGCTTCATGTTCTCGGTCAGATCCACCGAGACGTCCAGGCTGGGCAGCCAGTACTTGTAGTCGCCGTCGAGCTTGCGGAACTCCGAGCCCGAATAGCGAATGATGAACTCGTTCTCCGAGACCCAGTCGATGCCCGCCGGCGCCGGCTGCAATGCCTGCGCCTTGACCTTGGTGCGCTCGTAGCGCACGCCGGCGGCGACGTTGACCGGCAGCTTCCAGTCGAAGGTATTGCTCCACTGGACATAGAAGCTGCTCGACTTCTCGCGGACCTGGCTGTCGCCCACCGAACGGTTGGCGGCGCTGCCGGGAACCTGCGCGCCGCTGTAGTCGAACGAAGCGCGGTAATCGTCGCGAACGCCCTTGCCGCTCTTGACCCACGCGTCCTCGGCCAGCTGCCGCACCGTGTCGAAGTCGAACATGAAGAACGAATCGGTGAAGCGCGGATCGCGGCTGCCGCTGACGCCGTTGAAGTAGTCGCCCATGTGCTGCAACTGCCAGACCGAATCGGGGTAATCGTTGACGCTGGTGGCGCCGCCCCAGGTGTCGAGTTGGACGTTGGTGAAGGCCGAACGGTTTTCGTAATCGGTCGTGGCGACGCCGAAGTTGAGCTTGGAGTAGTCCTGGAACTGGTACTCGCCGCTGGCCTGGAACTGTTCGATCTCGGCGCGCTGGCGATCGTTGCGGAACACCGAACCGGTCACCAGCATCTGCGCCGGATCGATGGCGTTCATGCCCGCCGGCAAGTGCAGCGTCAGCACCGGGAAATCGCGGCTGAAGTCGATGGTGTTGCCGGCGCGGAAGAAACCGGCGCTGGCCAGGGTGTTGCTCGAACCGTACGGGCTGTCGGGCAGCGAATCGGCCGTGGAGCGGTGGTAATCCAGGTTCAGGCTGAACTTGTCCGTCACGTTCCATTCGACATTGAGGCCGACGGATTTGTTCTCGCGCTTCACCGCCGACTTGCCGGTGCCGTTGGCGAAGTCCGAATTGCCCGCGTAGCGCTCGTCGTAGGTCAGCGGCGAAGAACCCGAACCCGGCGTCCACGAGCTGACCCCCGGCGTGAAGTTCAGCCACACCGACATGTCGTTGCGCATCTGCTCGATTTTGTTTTGCGAGTAGGTGTAATCGAGCGTCGCGGTGAGGTCGTCGGTGGGCGCCCACTGGAAGGTGAGCTGGCTGTTGATGCGCTCGCGTTTCACCGAGTTGACGCTGTAGCCCAGGCTCTGCGGCATCGAATAGACGTCGTTCGGGCCGGGACGGTTGGTAATGTTCTCCGAACCGGGCTGGCCCGGAAGCGGCAGCGCCGAGCCGGAGCCTTCGCCGCTGGCCAGCGGGGTGTCGATGAACGGACGCCAGCCGTTGCCGGAGGCCACGAACGCCGACGCCGAGCCGGATTCGCGCTTCTGGTAGTTCGCGCTCAGCGACACGCCGAAGCGGCCGTCGCCGAAGGTGTTGCTGAAGATGCCGGACGCGTCGGGCGTGACCGAGCTGCCGCGCAGGCCGCCCGGCAGATCGTCGTCCGAGCCGTCCCAGATGCCCTTGATGCCGGCATTGGCGTGCATGCCCGGATTGTCCAGCGGACGCGCGGTCTTGATGTTGATCGTGGCGCCGATGCCGCCGGTGGGCGTGGCGGCGCGACTGGTCTTGTAGACCTCGACCGCGGAAATGGATTCGGCGGCCAGATCGCTGAATTCGAACGCGCGGCCGCCGGTGGCGGTCGGCATCTGCCGGCCGTTGAGCAGGACCAGGTTGAAATCCGGGCCGACGCCGCGCACGGTCACGCGCGAGCCTTCGCCGTTGCTGCGGTCGATCGACACGCCGCTGATGCGCTGCAGCGCCTCGGCCAGGTTGGTGTCGGGGAACTTGCCGATGTCCTCGGCGGCGATGCCATCGACGACGCCCTGCGCGTCGCGCTTGAGGTTCATCGACGAGGTCAGGCTTCCCTTGATGCCGGTGACGACGACAGTGTCGAGCGTCCTGGCTTCGTCCGCGGCGCCGGTGCGGCGCTGCGGTTCGGCGGCGGTGTCCGGCGCCGGTGTGGTGTTCTGTGCGTACACCGGCTGGGCAAGCGCCAACAGCAGTGCGGACGTCAACAGTGTGTGCCGCGGGGCAACACGCATTTGCTTCATCGAAACTCCTCCCCAGGATCGCACGATGGATATGCAGGCACGTCCTGCCACGCCCTTCTGTACCGCGGGGCGATTTGACACGCGCATGACAGCGCTGTCAATAAATCCGGACTCGCGCGATAAAGGATTCGAAAGAAAGCGGTTTTTTGCCCGTTTTATTTGCCGCGGCGCAACATGGAGCGCGCGCGAATCGACCTTTTCCGCCAGCGCGAACGGACCGCACGCGCACGCGCATGACTCGGCGCGACGATGTGTGACGCGCGACGGATTTCGAATGGGTGCTGGCGCGACGAAGTGCGCTCGGCGCCGCTAGCGCGCTAGCGCGGCACTCGAGCGTCCACGCTCGCCGACCGGGCTCGCAATCGATCGACGACGATGGGACGCCGATCCTTCGCCACATAGCCGTCGCTCCGGCCCTGCCGCCGGGGCATGCGTGCGGCGACACTCATGGCCCCAGGCCGCCGATCAGAATCCAGGATCGCGATGCCAGCGGTATGCGCTCTCGATGATGCGTTCGATACCGGTATAACGCGGCGTCCAGCCCAGATGGACGCGCGCGGCCTGGCTCGACGCGACCAGTACCGCCGGATCGCCGTGGCGTCGCGGCAGGACGCGATATTCGATGTCGCGTCCCATGACTTGCGATGCCGCGCGAATGACTTGCAGCACGCTGAACCCGGCATCGTTTCCGAGATTGAAACAGTGCGCGCCCTCGTTGCCGTCCATCCAGTCCAAGGCGCGAATATGCGCGTCGGCCAGATCCAGCACGTGCACGTAGTCGCGAACGCAAGTCCCGTCGGTGGTGCCGTAGTCGTCGCCGAACACATTGAGCGCGCCGCCCTGCCCCAGCCCTGCGCGGATCACGTTGGGGATCAGATGCGTTTCGGGATCGTGCGATTCGCCGATGCCGGCCTCCGCCGCCGCGCCGGCCGCATTGAAGTAACGCAGCGACACCGAGCGCAGACCGTAGGCCTGCGCGGCGTCGGCGAGGATACGCTCGACCATCAGCTTGCTGGCGCCGTAGGGATTGATCGGCGCTTTGGGATGCGCTTCGTCGATTCTTTCGCCGATCGGGTGGCCGAACACCGCGGCAGATGAGGAAAATACCAACTTGCCGACACCATGCCGATGCATGACGCGCAGCAGATTCAGACTGCCCACGACATTGTTGTCGTAATAGTCGTAAGGCGCGATTACCGACTCGCCGACCAGCGAGCGCGCGCAGAAATGCATCACCGCATCGACCGGCCGCGCGAACGCGGCATCGAGCGATTGCGGCTGCAGCAGATCGGCGTCGATCCATCGCCCCCAACGCAAGGCTTCGCGATGGCCGGTGCTCAGATTGTCGAGCACGCTGACTTCGAATCCCTGCTGCGCGAGCGCATAAGCGGCGTGCGCGCCGATATAACCGGCACCGCCGCAAACCAGGATATGGCGCGTCCGGCGCGTGTCGGCCGAAGCAGGAACGCAGCTCGTCCCGGGCCGCGGCCCGGGTGAAGAAAATGTCACGAAATTCCTTTGAATCTGAAGCGATTACCTGGTTTTCCGCGGCGAACGCTTGTCGCTCCGGGTCGTTGCATGGGAGTATGCGGCACGCTTAATTTGTGACGCAAATCACTTAAATATATTCAGACTTATGAATGAACTGGCTATCTAAGGACATGCGTCGGCCAGTGGGCGGCAACCGTCCCCAACCGAACACCGCGGACGCCGCGACGGACGCTGCCGGCATGAACGCGGCATGCTGATCCGTCAGACCGTTCTGTATCTGCCTGCGCAATTGCTCGGCCCTCTGGCCCAGCTCGCGGCCATCGTGCTGTGGACGCATTGGCTGGATCCGAACGAATTCGGCCTGTTCACCTTGGCGCTGGCGACGCAGGAAGCGGTGTACTTGCTGTTCCTGGCGTTCTGGTCCTACTTCCTGCTGCGTTTCCTGCCTGGCGCCGATACGGCCACGCGCGAACGCATGGATGCGATCGAGAGCTGGGTGTTCTTCGCCAACGGCGCGCTGCAGGCGGCTACGCTGCTCGTGCTGTTGCGCTACGTCTGGCACGAATGGCCCGACGCGACCGTGCTGCTGACCTTGTTCGTATTCACGTTCACCCGCTCGTACTGCACGCACCTGGCCGAGCGCGCCAAGGTCGCCAACGCGATCGGCGTATACACCGCCTTGCAGAGTGTCGGCCCGCTGGGCGGACTGATCATCGGCTGGATCTGGGCCAGTTCGATGTCGAACGGTCCCGCGCAGATCGGCCCCACCCAGGTGCTGGCCGCCTACGCGATCGCGCAGACCCTCTCGCTGGTGTTCGCCGTGCCCAGCCTGCGCCTGAAATTGCATCTGCGCCGGCCCGACGCCGCGTTGCTGCGACGGATCTGCCTCTACGGCCTGCCGCTCGCCGTCAGCGGCGTGCTGGCCTGGGTGCCCGGCAACGGCATCCGCTTCGTGGTGGAACACGGCAAGGGCATCGCCGCGGTCGGCCTGTTCTCGGTCGGCTGGACCTTGGGCCAGCGCGCATGCGCGTTCGCCGCGATGCTGGTCACCGCGGCCGCGTTCCCGATCGCATTGCGCCTGGAAGCCGACGGCGAGAAGCACCGCGCGCTCGAACAACTCGCGCTCAACGGCGCGCTGCTGTGCGCGATCCTGCTGCCGACCGCGACCGGCCTGATACTGCTCGCGGACCCGCTGTCGCGTTTGGCGGTATCGAGCCCGTATGTCGCCACGACGCTGAGCATCCTGCCCATCGCGACGCTCGCCGGCCTGGTCAAGAACCTGCGCAGCCACTTCGCCAATCAGCCGTTCCTGCTGGCGCAGAAAACCGGTTGGACCCTGGCGATCGACGCCATGGAAACCGGCTTGTTCCTGATCGGCGCGGCGATCGGCCTGCGCACGATGGGCCTGGCCGGCGCGGCCTGGGGCGCGTTCGCGGCGGTGCTGATCGGCGCGCTGGTGTCGTTCGTCATCGCCGTGCGCAAGCTCGACATGCCGGTACCGGTCGCGCACTTGCTGCGCATCGTGCTGGCGACCGCGGCGATGGCCGCGACGCTGTCGTTACTGCCGCCGCTGTCGGGCTGGCCCACGTTGATCGGCGCGGTATTGCTCGGCGGCACGGTGTACGCGGCGACGCTCGCGCTGTGCTATCGCGGCCATCTGGGCAAGTTGCGCGGCTCTCTCAATCCCACCTCCTGAAGATTCCCGACATGGATCGCACCGCAAGCGCGCCGTTGAGCGCACTGACCCCGCAATCGCCCGCGCAATGGCAACAGGCGCCGTTGTTGTTCGAACACCGCCTGCATACCGATCCCGGCTTCGATAAAGCCGCCATCGCCGATCTGATCGGCCGTTATCCGCGGCAGAACTACTCCATCGTGCACATGGGCGAGCAAGGCGCGAACGGCAAGCGGGTGTGGCGCGAAGGCGAATTCGGCGGACTCGACGGCCACCGGGTGCTCGATGCGATCGAACGCGGCCGCCTGTGGCTGAACCTGCGCGATGGGCACGACTTCGACCCGTCGCTGCGCGCGGCGATGATGGCCTTGTTCGCCGAGGCCGGCGCGCTGGCGCCGCCGGTGTCGAGCTACGACCACCGCATGGGCATCCTGGTGTCCTCGCCGAACGCGCAGGTCTATTACCACGCCGACCTGCCTG is a genomic window containing:
- a CDS encoding tryptophan halogenase family protein; this encodes MHNDADTHAAAVRPVKRVVIAGGGTAGWMAAAAVSKILGGTLEISLIESEEIGTVGVGEATIPTLSTFHRLLDIDEREFMAATRGTIKLGISFENWRTQQHRYIHSFGTTGRDHWSAGFQHFWRRGRELGLAGGYDDYCVELQAALQGKFAHLKNYRMNYAYHLDASLYAKYLRAMSERNGCRRIEGKIVEVLTDADSGYITALRLERGEVIEGDLFIDCTGFRALLIDKTMGVGFEDWSHWLLNDSAIAVQTTSVCDPVPYTRAIAEPWGWQWRIALQHRVGNGIVYSSRHVGDEEARQRLMETVDGEVLKNPWPVRFRPGRRLQCWNRNCVALGLAGSFIEPLESTTIHLIQRGITHLMRSFPQVIGQAGIDEYNTQMADELQHVRDFVVLHYYATERRDTPYWEYLANMELPQTLRRRIELFRETGTVFHVPGELFAENSWIQVMMGQGITPKAHHPTADTMSETDLRRFLDDIRTHVETTVRMLPSHQAYLDQYCPSGPRAAVSTSVA
- a CDS encoding cupin-like domain-containing protein, encoding MPPLVEAIEELHGIDAAALPPSLLHPTRPYVLRGVAANWPIARAGAASAPEAIGYLKDFARDTPVTVSVAPAQAGGRISYREDLQGFSFTQERAPLPVVLDTLLRQLDDPAAPTLYVGSTTIDTWLPGLRDHNDFGFGALQPLASIWIGNRTRIPAHQDVPDNIACVVAGRRRVTLFPPDQLQNLYIGPLDRTPAGQAVSLVDFAAPDYRHDEQRFPKFAEALRHAQSAELAPGDAVLIPSMWWHHIEALDAFNVLVNYWWRQSPKWMDTPMNALMLAIMSVRDLPPEQREVWREVFRHYVFDADAQTAAHIPEAARGMLAPIDELRARELRARLLQALNR
- a CDS encoding SapC family protein → MSQAVLLNNIDHHDLRVITARGARYGDDTMLAPTFFREFRELQAYYPLVFQKTAEGGFLPVALLGLRQNENLFLDGERWDAHCLPIAVERLPFLIGIADEEPMIHVDLAHPRVARGGSQGEALFLEHGGTTAYLERMASVLRTLHDGLQDNAGFIAALLRHELLEPFAFDFQLGDRSQHRLSGFHTIDEQRLRALDGAVLQELSQSGYLEAAYMALASMSHLRDLIERMNRRHAAAC
- a CDS encoding TonB-dependent receptor, coding for MKQMRVAPRHTLLTSALLLALAQPVYAQNTTPAPDTAAEPQRRTGAADEARTLDTVVVTGIKGSLTSSMNLKRDAQGVVDGIAAEDIGKFPDTNLAEALQRISGVSIDRSNGEGSRVTVRGVGPDFNLVLLNGRQMPTATGGRAFEFSDLAAESISAVEVYKTSRAATPTGGIGATINIKTARPLDNPGMHANAGIKGIWDGSDDDLPGGLRGSSVTPDASGIFSNTFGDGRFGVSLSANYQKRESGSASAFVASGNGWRPFIDTPLASGEGSGSALPLPGQPGSENITNRPGPNDVYSMPQSLGYSVNSVKRERINSQLTFQWAPTDDLTATLDYTYSQNKIEQMRNDMSVWLNFTPGVSSWTPGSGSSPLTYDERYAGNSDFANGTGKSAVKRENKSVGLNVEWNVTDKFSLNLDYHRSTADSLPDSPYGSSNTLASAGFFRAGNTIDFSRDFPVLTLHLPAGMNAIDPAQMLVTGSVFRNDRQRAEIEQFQASGEYQFQDYSKLNFGVATTDYENRSAFTNVQLDTWGGATSVNDYPDSVWQLQHMGDYFNGVSGSRDPRFTDSFFMFDFDTVRQLAEDAWVKSGKGVRDDYRASFDYSGAQVPGSAANRSVGDSQVREKSSSFYVQWSNTFDWKLPVNVAAGVRYERTKVKAQALQPAPAGIDWVSENEFIIRYSGSEFRKLDGDYKYWLPSLDVSVDLTENMKLRASYGESIGRPNWSSLNPALGVGGQARFDGGGGGAGNPALKPLESRNFDLSYEWYYGESSYLSVGYFRKNIDNFIADQVSRQTPYPDLHTPASGAYWNAAIGAGGCAATDRACIRNYILNTFNGQPGVVRTGTSANGSPTGTISGLPGDPVLTFNITEPVNNRADTLDGWEFNIQHVFGESGFGLAANYTIVNSGLTYDNGRLGTQFAMTGLSDSANVVAFYEKGPWQARAAYNWRDEFLTSLGDGKGANPIYVEAYGQLDMNVSYAVTENLVLSLEGINVTDETMRTRGRNKRQLYSYDQSGPRYMFGVRYKF
- the galE gene encoding UDP-glucose 4-epimerase GalE, which translates into the protein MLVCGGAGYIGAHAAYALAQQGFEVSVLDNLSTGHREALRWGRWIDADLLQPQSLDAAFARPVDAVMHFCARSLVGESVIAPYDYYDNNVVGSLNLLRVMHRHGVGKLVFSSSAAVFGHPIGERIDEAHPKAPINPYGASKLMVERILADAAQAYGLRSVSLRYFNAAGAAAEAGIGESHDPETHLIPNVIRAGLGQGGALNVFGDDYGTTDGTCVRDYVHVLDLADAHIRALDWMDGNEGAHCFNLGNDAGFSVLQVIRAASQVMGRDIEYRVLPRRHGDPAVLVASSQAARVHLGWTPRYTGIERIIESAYRWHRDPGF
- a CDS encoding lipopolysaccharide biosynthesis protein; translated protein: MLIRQTVLYLPAQLLGPLAQLAAIVLWTHWLDPNEFGLFTLALATQEAVYLLFLAFWSYFLLRFLPGADTATRERMDAIESWVFFANGALQAATLLVLLRYVWHEWPDATVLLTLFVFTFTRSYCTHLAERAKVANAIGVYTALQSVGPLGGLIIGWIWASSMSNGPAQIGPTQVLAAYAIAQTLSLVFAVPSLRLKLHLRRPDAALLRRICLYGLPLAVSGVLAWVPGNGIRFVVEHGKGIAAVGLFSVGWTLGQRACAFAAMLVTAAAFPIALRLEADGEKHRALEQLALNGALLCAILLPTATGLILLADPLSRLAVSSPYVATTLSILPIATLAGLVKNLRSHFANQPFLLAQKTGWTLAIDAMETGLFLIGAAIGLRTMGLAGAAWGAFAAVLIGALVSFVIAVRKLDMPVPVAHLLRIVLATAAMAATLSLLPPLSGWPTLIGAVLLGGTVYAATLALCYRGHLGKLRGSLNPTS